A region of Allocoleopsis franciscana PCC 7113 DNA encodes the following proteins:
- a CDS encoding CYTH domain-containing protein encodes MATEIERKFLVKGDQWRSLATGIGYCQGYLSTKKGCTVRVRLVGNQGYLTIKGLTQGCSRAEYEYSIPADDAQEMLDNLCEAPVIDKTRYKIEYAGLIWEVDEFAGENQGLIIAEVELIDENQSIELPEWIGKEVSDDPRYFNANLVQYPYRQWSENS; translated from the coding sequence ATGGCAACTGAAATCGAACGTAAATTTTTAGTCAAAGGTGATCAGTGGCGCTCACTCGCGACAGGTATTGGATATTGTCAAGGTTACCTTTCTACAAAAAAAGGCTGTACTGTGAGAGTGCGCCTCGTGGGCAATCAAGGATATCTCACGATTAAAGGGTTAACTCAGGGTTGTTCCAGAGCGGAGTATGAGTACTCTATCCCAGCCGATGATGCTCAAGAAATGCTGGATAATTTATGCGAAGCGCCCGTGATTGACAAAACTCGATACAAAATTGAGTACGCTGGCTTGATTTGGGAAGTAGACGAGTTTGCTGGTGAAAATCAAGGATTAATTATCGCGGAAGTTGAACTCATCGATGAAAATCAATCCATTGAACTCCCCGAATGGATTGGCAAAGAAGTGTCTGATGATCCCAGATACTTCAATGCCAATTTAGTTCAATATCCCTATCGTCAATGGTCAGAAAACAGTTGA
- a CDS encoding CAAD domain-containing protein produces MRALDRNGSVHHSTLFFPKYAMTTEIVKSEERVEVQAEAPIVEVKVEDNLMLSKMPSAKPAKEEQWLQFGEKTSDFITDVQNSVGDFFKQYQPLLASLGWILLALISAKLTLALLGAINDIPLVSVLLELIGLGYGIWFIYRYLLTAATRQELLGEIQNFKKQVFDGEG; encoded by the coding sequence GTGAGAGCTTTAGATAGAAATGGATCAGTCCATCATTCCACGTTATTTTTTCCTAAATACGCTATGACAACTGAAATTGTAAAAAGCGAAGAACGGGTTGAAGTTCAAGCAGAAGCACCCATCGTAGAAGTCAAGGTTGAAGATAACTTGATGTTGAGTAAAATGCCCTCTGCAAAACCCGCTAAAGAGGAGCAATGGCTACAGTTTGGAGAAAAAACATCTGATTTTATTACTGATGTGCAAAATTCTGTTGGAGATTTTTTTAAACAATACCAGCCACTTCTAGCAAGTCTTGGCTGGATTTTGTTGGCATTAATTAGCGCTAAACTCACGCTGGCTTTACTGGGTGCTATCAATGATATCCCATTGGTATCGGTGCTTTTAGAACTCATTGGTCTAGGTTACGGAATTTGGTTTATCTACCGCTATTTATTAACCGCTGCAACCCGTCAAGAACTTTTGGGAGAAATTCAGAACTTCAAAAAACAAGTTTTCGACGGAGAAGGTTAA